A genomic window from Sorex araneus isolate mSorAra2 chromosome 2, mSorAra2.pri, whole genome shotgun sequence includes:
- the PRSS16 gene encoding thymus-specific serine protease: MALGPALWLGLLLLGSPWASSAPAFLLRRVGERVQQLQATSAAGLGLGPGPGVVPKEGWLQQPLDPFNASDGRSFLQRYWVNSQHWSGPGGPVFLHLGGESSLGPGSVMRGHPAALAPAWGALVVGLEHRFYGLSVPAGGLEMAQLRFLSSRHALADVASARLALTRLLNVSASSPWICFGGSYAGSLAAWARLKFPHLVFASVASSAPVRAVLDFSEYNDVVSRSLTNTEIGGSPECRAAVSAAFEEVARRLRAGGMALSALRTELGACGDMGRAEDQAELLEALQALVGGAVQYNGQAGAPLSVRQLCGLLLPEGGNGSRSAPYRGLRRAVKVITNSLGQKCLSYSRAETVAQLRDTEPQVSGVGDRQWLYQTCTEFGFYVTCEGPRCPFSQRPALPSHLELCEQVFGISLSSIALAVARTNAFYGGQTPGASRVLFVNGDTDPWHVLSVTQNLGASESALLIPNGSHCLDMAPERPSDSPSLRLGRQTIAQQLQTWLQPAKNSQVVGGI, encoded by the exons ATGGCGTTGGGGCCTGCCCTGTGGCTGGGCCTTCTGCTCTTGGGGTCCCCCTGGGCTTCCTCCGCGCCAG CCTTCCTTCTCCGGCGCGTGGGGGAGCGCGTCCAGCAGCTCCAGGCCACCTCTGCcgcgggcctgggcctgggcccggggcctggggtgGTCCCCAAGGAGGGATGGCTGCAGCAGCCCCTGGACCCCTTCAACGCGTCCGACGGACGGTCCTTCCTGCAG cgGTACTGGGTCAATAGCCAACACTGGAGCGGCCCGGGGGGCCCAGTGTTCCTGCATCTGGGGGGCGAGAGCAGCCTCGGGCCTGGCTCCGTGATGAGAG GGCACCCCGCGGCCCTGGCCCCAGCCTGGGGGGCCCTGGTGGTTGGCCTGGAACACAGGTTTTACGGCCTGAGCGTGCCCGCTGGGGGCCTGGAAATGGCCCAGCTCCGATTCTTGTCCAGCCGCCACGC GTTGGCCGACGTGGCCTCCGCCCGCCTCGCTCTCACTCGCCTCCTCAACGTCTCGGCCTCCAGTCCCTGGATCTGCTTCGGCGGCTCCTACGCCGGCTCCCTGGCGGCCTGGGCCCGGCTGAAG TTCCCCCACCTCGTCTTCGCCTCGGTCGCCTCTTCCGCCCCGGTGCGGGCCGTGCTGGATTTCTCCGAGTACAACGAC GTGGTGTCCCGGAGCCTGACGAACACCGAGATAGGCGGATCCCCCGAG tGCCGCGCTGCCGTGTCCGCTGCCTTCGAGGAGGTGGCGCGGAGGCTGCGCGCGGGCGGGATGGCTTTGTCGGCGCTGCGGACCGAGCTGGGCGCCTGCGGGGACATGGGCCGCGCCGAGGACCAGGCGGAGCTGCTGGAGGCACTGCAGGCGTTGGTGGGCGGCGCGGTGCAGTACAACGGGCAGGCGGGGGCGCCGCTGAGCGTGCGGCAACTCTGCGGACTCCTCCTCCCCGAGGGGGGCAACGGCAGCCGCTCCGCGCCCTACCGAGGGCTACGTCGGGCTGTGAAG GTTATCACAAACAGCCTGGGCCAGAAATGCTTAAGCTATTCCCGAGCAGAGACCGTGGCACAGTTGAGAGACACAGAACCCCAAGTGTCTGGCGTGGGTGACCGGCAGTGGCTGTACCAGACCTGTACCGAGTTTGGCTTCT ATGTCACCTGTGAGGGCCCGCGATGCCCGTTCTCCCAGCGCCCAGCACTGCCCTCCCACCTGGAGCTCTGCGAGCAGGTGTTCGGGATCTCCCTGTCCTCCATAGCCCTGGCCGTGGCCCGGACTAACGCCTTCTATGGTGGCCAGACGCCCGGAGCCAGCCGGGTACTGTTTGTGAACG gAGACACTGACCCCTGGCACGTGCTAAGTGTAACCCAGAATTTAGGAGCCTCAGAGTCAGCCCTTCTCATCCCTAATGGCTCCCACTGCTTGGACATGGCACCTGAGAGACCCTCAGATTCCCCCAGCCTCCGTCTGGGGCGCCAG ACCATCGCCCAGCAGCTGCAGACCTGGCTCCAGCCTGCGAAGAACAGCCAGGTTGTGGGTGGGATCTGA